The proteins below come from a single Dethiobacter alkaliphilus AHT 1 genomic window:
- the fliP gene encoding flagellar type III secretion system pore protein FliP (The bacterial flagellar biogenesis protein FliP forms a type III secretion system (T3SS)-type pore required for flagellar assembly.) codes for MTMANRRIITALSAVLFIGILFLPSRLGAEPLPFPTNVNIDIGTATEPEQVVGSLQLLMLLTVLTLVPAFLALMTSFTRIVVVLGFVRNALATQQTPPNQVIIGLALFLTFFIMAPIYTQVNETAIQPYLEEEITQEEALAIGAQPLREFMFHQTREKDLALFVNISNGERPETRDDVPMHVLVPAFVISELKTAFQMGFMLFIPFVIIDMVVASTLMSMGMFMLPPVMVSLPFKLLLFVMVDGWHLVVKSLVESFG; via the coding sequence ATGACCATGGCCAACCGGAGGATAATTACCGCTCTTAGCGCGGTTTTGTTTATAGGGATACTGTTTTTGCCGTCCCGCCTGGGCGCGGAGCCCCTGCCTTTCCCTACTAATGTAAATATTGATATCGGGACTGCAACGGAACCGGAGCAGGTGGTGGGTTCCTTACAACTTTTAATGTTATTGACGGTGCTTACTTTAGTGCCGGCCTTTCTGGCTCTGATGACCTCTTTTACGCGGATTGTGGTGGTGCTGGGTTTTGTGCGCAACGCGCTGGCCACGCAGCAGACACCGCCCAACCAGGTGATTATCGGCTTGGCACTGTTTCTTACTTTTTTCATCATGGCTCCGATTTACACCCAGGTTAACGAGACCGCTATTCAACCCTACCTGGAGGAGGAAATAACCCAGGAAGAGGCGTTGGCCATCGGTGCACAACCGCTGCGGGAGTTCATGTTTCACCAGACCCGGGAAAAGGATCTGGCTTTGTTTGTAAACATCTCCAACGGCGAGCGCCCCGAGACCCGGGATGATGTGCCCATGCATGTACTGGTGCCCGCCTTTGTAATTTCCGAATTGAAAACAGCATTTCAGATGGGATTTATGCTTTTTATCCCCTTTGTAATTATTGATATGGTGGTGGCCAGCACCCTGATGTCCATGGGGATGTTCATGCTGCCGCCGGTGATGGTTTCTCTGCCCTTTAAGCTGCTGTTGTTTGTGATGGTTGACGGCTGGCATCTGGTGGTCAAATCATTGGTGGAAAGTTTCGGTTAA
- a CDS encoding FliO/MopB family protein, protein MAWWSIRYLLPRLQTLTPARTGAMTVIERVSLGMRTSLCLVKVGERYFLIGVTPASMEYLAEVSEEDLPESGTEPADPPDFAEILANSKDKVNMFRSQLKERSGRVQEGKTRK, encoded by the coding sequence TTGGCCTGGTGGAGTATTCGCTACCTGCTGCCGCGGCTGCAAACCCTTACTCCTGCCCGGACCGGCGCCATGACTGTAATCGAGCGCGTATCTTTGGGGATGCGCACCAGCCTGTGCCTGGTAAAAGTGGGTGAGCGCTACTTTTTAATTGGTGTAACGCCGGCCAGTATGGAATATCTGGCCGAGGTTAGTGAAGAAGATTTGCCGGAAAGCGGTACGGAACCGGCTGATCCTCCCGATTTTGCAGAAATTCTTGCTAACAGCAAAGACAAGGTGAACATGTTCCGCAGCCAGCTCAAAGAGCGCTCCGGGCGTGTGCAGGAAGGAAAGACACGAAAATGA
- a CDS encoding EscR/YscR/HrcR family type III secretion system export apparatus protein, whose protein sequence is MTSFTRIVVVLGFVRNALATQQTPPNRVIIGLALFLTFFIMAPIYSRVNETAILPSLEDEITSEYALATRSPPLERFMVQQTTEKVLPLFVNLSDGERPETMDDLPMHVLVPAFVISELKTEGVSKCLLRP, encoded by the coding sequence ATGACCTCTTTTACGCGGATTGTGGTGGTGCTGGGTTTTGTGCGCAACGCGCTGGCCACGCAGCAGACACCGCCCAACCGGGTGATTATCGGCTTGGCACTGTTTCTTACTTTTTTCATCATGGCTCCTATTTACTCCCGCGTTAACGAAACCGCTATTCTACCATCCCTGGAGGACGAGATCACCTCCGAATACGCGTTGGCCACCCGCTCACCCCCCCTGGAAAGGTTCATGGTTCAACAAACCACCGAAAAGGTCTTACCTTTGTTTGTAAACCTCTCCGACGGCGAGCGCCCCGAGACCATGGATGATTTGCCCATGCATGTACTGGTGCCCGCCTTTGTAATTTCCGAATTGAAAACAGAAGGAGTAAGCAAATGTTTATTGAGGCCATAA
- the fliQ gene encoding flagellar biosynthesis protein FliQ, producing MSHEFVLSVARDAILTTLFIAAPVLIISLLVGLGISVFQATTQIQEQTLTFVPKIIAVFLALLVFGSWMLNTLVQFTANLFAQLGTFGL from the coding sequence ATGTCACACGAATTTGTTTTGTCTGTGGCCAGAGACGCGATTTTAACCACATTGTTTATTGCTGCCCCCGTCCTGATCATCAGCCTGTTGGTGGGGCTGGGCATCAGTGTTTTTCAGGCCACAACCCAGATTCAGGAGCAGACGCTGACCTTTGTCCCCAAAATCATTGCTGTTTTTCTGGCCCTGCTGGTGTTTGGCAGCTGGATGCTAAATACGCTGGTACAGTTTACCGCCAATCTGTTTGCCCAGCTGGGAACGTTTGGTCTGTAG
- the fliO gene encoding flagellar biosynthetic protein FliO produces MFIEAIKMMLALAVVIFLAWWSIRYLLPRLQTLTPARTGAMTVIERVSLGMRTSLCLVKVGERYFLIGVTPASMEYLAEVSEEDLPESGTEPPDPPDFAEILAKSKDKVNMFRSQLKERSGRVQERKDTENDHGQPEDNYRS; encoded by the coding sequence ATGTTTATTGAGGCCATAAAAATGATGCTGGCTTTGGCGGTGGTAATATTTTTGGCCTGGTGGAGTATTCGCTACCTGCTGCCGCGGCTGCAAACCCTTACTCCTGCCCGGACCGGCGCCATGACTGTAATCGAGCGCGTATCTTTGGGGATGCGCACCAGCCTGTGCCTGGTAAAAGTGGGTGAGCGCTACTTTTTAATTGGTGTAACGCCGGCCAGTATGGAATATCTGGCCGAGGTTAGTGAAGAAGATTTGCCGGAAAGCGGTACGGAACCGCCGGATCCTCCCGATTTTGCAGAAATTCTTGCTAAGAGCAAAGACAAGGTGAACATGTTCCGCAGCCAGCTCAAAGAGCGCTCCGGGCGTGTGCAGGAAAGGAAAGACACGGAAAATGACCATGGCCAACCGGAGGATAATTACCGCTCTTAG
- a CDS encoding FliM/FliN family flagellar motor switch protein — protein MSSSFLSQQEIEKLIDRLHPDLADEVKQEKEGSQPKQEEPPAAPAEEVERVEFPEFVQAPQGAKERGVNFFESVPVTLDLELGAATLTVREILALQKDSIIRLDKLAGENAALCVNGKPLASGEVVVINDNFGFRVAEVGGSSANPPKKE, from the coding sequence ATGTCATCTTCATTTTTATCCCAACAAGAGATTGAAAAACTAATAGACCGGCTCCATCCGGATTTGGCCGATGAAGTAAAGCAGGAGAAAGAGGGTTCCCAGCCAAAGCAGGAGGAACCTCCGGCGGCTCCGGCAGAAGAGGTGGAGCGGGTGGAATTTCCTGAGTTTGTTCAGGCGCCACAAGGGGCGAAGGAACGGGGGGTAAACTTTTTTGAGTCCGTTCCGGTAACCCTGGATTTGGAGTTAGGGGCAGCCACACTGACGGTGAGGGAAATTCTGGCGCTGCAAAAAGACTCCATCATCCGTTTGGACAAACTGGCCGGGGAGAATGCCGCCCTGTGTGTGAACGGTAAGCCTCTGGCTTCCGGGGAAGTGGTGGTAATAAACGATAATTTTGGCTTCCGTGTGGCGGAAGTGGGTGGCTCATCCGCCAATCCGCCAAAGAAGGAGTAA
- a CDS encoding flagellar basal body-associated FliL family protein codes for MSKAEENSAPKKGSRTNLLLAIVAVLALMGVVISVYALLADREEPLFGGGAQAEEEVAGPFRQFGPLDFTVNLSDSGQRNYLKATITLAYEERRLAGELEERKAQIRDLIINTMRSKAVNDVSDGDGTEKLRGELIEEVNSVLSGGEIVEIYFTDFLVQ; via the coding sequence ATGAGTAAGGCTGAAGAAAACAGTGCCCCCAAAAAGGGCAGTCGCACTAACCTGTTGCTGGCCATAGTGGCCGTCCTGGCTCTGATGGGTGTGGTAATCAGCGTTTATGCATTGCTGGCGGACAGAGAAGAACCGCTGTTTGGCGGCGGCGCGCAGGCTGAAGAAGAAGTGGCCGGGCCATTTCGTCAGTTTGGCCCGCTGGATTTTACCGTTAATCTCTCCGACAGCGGCCAGCGCAATTACCTCAAAGCCACCATCACTCTTGCCTATGAGGAAAGGCGCCTGGCAGGGGAGTTGGAGGAGCGTAAAGCGCAAATCCGTGACCTGATTATTAACACAATGCGCAGTAAAGCTGTGAACGATGTTAGTGACGGAGATGGGACAGAGAAACTGCGCGGTGAGCTGATTGAAGAAGTAAATTCTGTTTTAAGCGGCGGTGAAATCGTAGAGATTTATTTTACCGATTTTCTGGTGCAATAA